A window from Macaca thibetana thibetana isolate TM-01 chromosome 7, ASM2454274v1, whole genome shotgun sequence encodes these proteins:
- the BNIP2 gene encoding BCL2/adenovirus E1B 19 kDa protein-interacting protein 2 codes for MEGVELKEEWQDEDFPIPLPEDDSIEADILAITGPEDQPGSLEVNGNKVRKKLMAPDISLTLDPSDGSVLSDDLDESGEIDLDGLDTPSENSNEFEWEDDLPKPKTTEVIRKGSIAEYTAAEEKEDGRRWRMFRIGEQDHRVDMKAIEPYKKVISHGGYYGDGLNAIVVFAVCFMPESSQPNYRYLMDNLFKYVIGTLELLVAENYMIVYLNGATTRRKMPSLGWLRKCYQQIDRRLRKNLKSLIIVHPSWFIRTLLAVTRPFISSKFSQKIRYVFNLAELAELVPMEYVGIPECIKQYEEEKFKKKQKRVDQELNGKQDEPKSEQ; via the exons ATGGAAGGTGTGGAACTTAAAGAAGAATGGCAAGATGAAGATTTTCCAAT ACCTTTACCAGAAGATGATAGTATTGAAGCAGATATACTAGCTATAACTGGACCAGAGGACCAGCCTG GCTCACTAGAAGTTAATggaaataaagtgagaaagaaaCTAATGGCTCCAGACATTAGCCTGACACTGGATCCTAGTGATGGCTCTGTATTGTCAGATGATTTGGATGAAAGTGGGGAGATTGACTTAGATGGCTTAGACacaccatcagagaatagtaaTGAGTTTGAGTGGGAAG aTGATCTTCCAAAACCCAAGACTACTGAAGTAATTAGGAAAGGCTCAATTGCTGAATATACAGcagcagaggaaaaagaagatgGACGACGCTGGCGTATGTTCAGGATTGGAGAACAGGACCACAGAGTTGATATGAAGGCAATTGAACCCTATAAAAAAGTTATCAGCCATGGGG gATATTATGGGGATGGATTAAATGCCATTGTTGTGTTTGCTGTCTGTTTCATGCCTGAAAGTAGTCAACCTAACTATAGATACCTGATGGACAATCTCTTTaa aTATGTTATTGGCACTTTGGAGCTATTAGTAGCAGAAAACTACATGATAGTTTATTTAAATGGTGCAACAACTCGAAGAAAAATGCCCAGTCTGGGATGGCTCAGGAAATGTTATCAGCAAATTGATAGAAG GTTACggaaaaatctaaaatccctAATCATTGTACATCCTTCTTGGTTTATCAGAACACTTCTGGCTGTTACAAGACCATTTATTAG cTCAAAATTCAGCCAAAAAATTAGATACGTCTTTAATTTGGCAGAACTAGCAGAGCTTGTCCCCATGGAATATGTTGGCATACCAGAATGCATAAAAca GTatgaagaagaaaagtttaaaaagaaacaaaaaag AGTTGATCAAGAGCTTAATGGAAAACAAGATGAACCGAAAAGTGAACAGTAA